In a single window of the Nicotiana tomentosiformis chromosome 10, ASM39032v3, whole genome shotgun sequence genome:
- the LOC104092107 gene encoding beta-1,3-galactosyltransferase GALT1, whose protein sequence is MKKWYGGVLTTSLLMFLVLGYCVMRKPVKESYVTSSVYFNMTNPLEWINAMAPPAAHQPEKITQVISAEIVVSDLFIKRNLSAQEQQSLSTWYQLKRLVTHDQVLPNAIEAVKEASVAWNNLMSAVEREKLDANDSSVKTGKQKQCPHFLSKTNATEIDASGFKLRFPCGLTQGSSITIIGIPNGLLGNFRIDLTGEPLPGEPDPPVILHYNVRLHGDKITEDPVIVQNTWTIAHDWGEEERCPLPSDEKSKKVDELEQCNEMVGNVITRHVIATNKSSLAQDGSKSRKYFPFKQGYLSVATLRVGSEGIQMTVDGKHITSFAFRETLEPWLVSEVRISGDIKLISVVASGLPTSEDSEHISDLEALKAVPLPPRKRLDLFVGVFSTANNFKRRMAVRRTWMQYDAVRSGQVAVRFFVGLHKNQMVNEELWNEARTYMDIQLMPFVDYYSLIAWKTIAICVFGTEVISAKFVMKTDDDAFVRVDEILSSMQRINVTRGLLYGLINSDSHPHRSPDSKWFISPEEWPEETYPPWAHGPGYVVSSDIAKTISSKQRKGRLKMFKLEDVAMGIWISEIKKKGLEVKYEKEERIFNEGCRDGYVIAHYQGPREMLCLWQKIEEKKRALCCGE, encoded by the exons ATGAAGAAATGGTACGGAGGTGTTTTAACAACATCCTTGTTGATGTTTTTGGTTCTGGGGTACTGTGTGATGAGGAAACCTGTCAAGGAAAGTTATGTTACAAGTTCTGTCTACTTCAACATGACAAATCCTCTTGAATGGATAAATGCTATGGCTCCACCTGCAGCTCACCAGCCAGAAAAAATTACTCAAGTGATATCTGCAGAAATTGTTGTCTCTGATCTCTTTATTAAGAGGAACCTGTCAGCTCAGGAGCAACAATCTTTGTCTACGTGGTATCAGTTGAAACGCTTAGTTACTCATGATCAAGTCTTACCTAATGCTATAGAGGCAGTTAAGGAAGCCAGTGTTGCATGGAACAACCTCATGAGTGCAGTAGAGAGGGAAAAACTTGATGCAAATGATAGTTCAGTTAAGACCGGGAAACAGAAACAATGCCCTCATTTTCTCAGCAAAACCAATGCTACAGAAATTGATGCCAGTGGCTTTAAGTTGCGGTTTCCTTGTGGTCTGACTCAGGGTTCTTCCATCACAATAATTGGCATTCCAAATGGTCTTCTTGGGAATTTTCGGATAGATTTGACTGGTGAACCACTTCCAGGTGAACCAGATCCTCCTGTTATTCTGCATTACAATGTTAGGCTCCATGGTGATAAAATAACTGAGGATCCCGTAATTGTACAAAACACCTGGACAATTGCACATGACTGGGGTGAAGAGGAGCGTTGTCCCTTACCATCGGATGAAAAGAGTAAGAAAG TGGATGAATTGGAGCAATGCAATGAGATGGTGGGAAATGTCATAACTCGACATGTCATTGCAACAAATAAATCTAGCCTGGCTCAGGACGGGTCTaaatcaagaaaatattttcctttcaaGCAAGGATATCTCTCTGTTGCCACTCTGAGAGTAGGATCTGAAGGAATTCAGATGACAGTTGATGGAAAACACATAACATCTTTTGCTTTCCGTGAA ACTTTGGAACCGTGGCTTGTAAGTGAAGTGAGGATATCCGGAGACATAAAATTAATTTCTGTTGTCGCGAGTGGTTTGCCAACATCTGAGGATTCAGAGCATATAAGTGACTTGGAAGCTCTAAAAGCAGTTCCTCTTCCTCCTCGGAAAAGACTAGATCTCTTTGTTGGTGTATTTTCTACCGCAAATAATTTTAAGCGCAGAATGGCTGTCCGTAGAACTTGGATGCAATATGATGCAGTGCGATCTGGACAAGTTGCGGTGCGGTTTTTTGTTGGCTTG CATAAAAACCAAATGGTGAATGAAGAGCTCTGGAATGAGGCTAGGACATATATGGACATCCAGCTGATGCCTTTTGTTGATTACTATAGTCTTATCGCTTGGAAGACCATTGCCATATGTGTTTTTGGG ACGGAGGTCATTTCAGCAAAGTTTGTCATGAAGACAGATGATGACGCATTTGTTCGAGTGGATGAAATCTTGTCTTCTATGCAGAGGATTAATGTGACTCGCGGATTGCTGTATGGTCTTATCAACTCAGATTCCCATCCTCATAGGAGCCCAGACAGCAAGTGGTTTATCAGTCCAGAG GAATGGCCTGAAGAAACTTACCCTCCTTGGGCACATGGACCGGGTTATGTTGTGTCCAGTGATATAGCAAAAACAATCAGCTCAAAACAGAGAAAAGGCCGCCTAAAG ATGTTTAAGCTGGAAGATGTTGCTATGGGCATCTGGATTTCAGAAATAAAGAAGAAAGGGTTGGAAGTGAAGTATGAAAAAGAAGAGAGGATTTTTAATGAAGGTTGCCGAGATGGTTATGTTATTGCACATTACCAAGGCCCTAGAGAGATGCTCTGTCTTTGGCAAAAGATTGAAGAGAAAAAACGGGCTTTATGTTGTGGCGAGTAA
- the LOC104092105 gene encoding protein DMP8-like: protein MEQSTEGIGIKIYSASKRADTSMYPTNLPPDNDVPIPELPQPAIGGKKRRAMANGVQKTLSKTSLLVNFLPTGTLLTFEMVLPSVYGKGDCSPVTTLMILTLLGLCTLSCFFFHFTDSFRGPDGKVYYGFVTPRGLKVFKSGLGVDVPKDERYVVGFTDFVHAMMSVLVFVAIAFSDHRVTLCLFPGHAKELDEIMRSFPLMVGVICSGLFLVFPNTRYGIGCMSA from the exons ATGGAGCAAAGTACTGAGGGAATTGGGATCAAAATTTACAGTGCATCAAAACGTGCCGATACATCAATGTACCCTACTAATTTACCACCAGACAACGATGTTCCGATCCCCGAATTGCCTCAACCAGCAATTGGTGGCAAGAAAAGACGAGCAATGGCAAATGGGGTTCAAAAAACACTCTCAAAAACTTCATTGCTTGTCAATTTCTTGCCAACAGGCACacttttaacttttgaaatgGTCCTTCCATCAGTCTATGGCAAAGGCGATTGTTCCCCTGTCACTACACTAATGATTTTAACACTACTTGGCCTTTGTACTTTGTCTTGCTTCTTCTTCCATTTTACCGATAGTTTTCGGGGACCCGACGGGAAAGTTTACTATGGATTTGTGACACCAAGAGGATTGAAAGTTTTCAAGTCCGGACTAGGTGTGGATGTGCCAAAAGATGAGAG GTACGTAGTGGGATTTACGGATTTCGTGCATGCGATGATGTCTGTTTTGGTATTTGTGGCGATTGCTTTTTCGGATCATAGAGTGACGCTTTGTCTATTCCCTGGACATGCAAAAGAACTTGATGAAATTATGAGGAGTTTTCCTTTAATGGTGGGAGTTATTTGCAGTGGACTTTTTCTTGTTTTTCCCAATACTAGATATGGTATTGGATGTATGTCTGCTTAA
- the LOC104092106 gene encoding protein REDOX 2-like, giving the protein MDMKQVLVPRVKLNSGHEIPLIGMGTAPSLPPLDELVPTLVGAVEAGYRHFDTAAVYGSEEALGLAVAAAVQRGLINSRNEVFITSKLWCTETHHNLVLPALRRTLAMLGMDYLDLYLIHWPVTMKKGNDEEIKFANEDVIPFDMRGTWEAMEECHRLGLAKSIGVCNFSCTKLSQLLHHAIIPPAVNQVEMHVTWRQDKMLEFCKEKGIHVSAWSPLGSNGMHLWGNHAVMQSPVLKDIAFHKQKSIAQVALRWVYEQGVSVLVKSFNKDRMKENLQILDWELSNEEIARIQEIPQCRGFKTEVFVHPDGPYKSADQFWDGEL; this is encoded by the exons ATGGATATGAAGCAAGTATTAGTCCCAAGAGTTAAGTTGAATTCTGGCCATGAAATTCCTCTTATAGGTATGGGAACAGCACCTTCACTACCACCATTGGATGAATTAGTCCCCACACTTGTAGGTGCCGTTGAAGCCGGTTATCGACACTTTGACACGGCCGCTGTCTATGGCTCTGAGGAGGCACTTGGCCTAGCAGTGGCAGCAGCGGTTCAACGTGGACTAATTAATAGCCGAAATGAAGTGTTCATTACCTCCAAATTATGGTGCACCGAAACACACCACAACCTTGTTCTTCCCGCCCTCAGAAGAACTCTAGC GATGCTGGGGATGGATTACTTGGATTTATACCTAATACATTGGCCAGTAACGATGAAAAAGGGTAATGATGAAGAGATAAAGTTTGCAAATGAGGATGTAATTCCATTTGACATGAGAGGAACATGGGAAGCAATGGAAGAATGTCACAGGTTAGGTTTGGCAAAGTCTATTGGTGTATGCAACTTCAGCTGCACAAAACTCTCTCAACTCTTGCACCATGCTATCATTCCTCCTGCCGTTAACCAG GTGGAAATGCATGTTACATGGAGGCAAGACAAGATGTTAGAGTTTTGCAAGGAGAAAGGGATACATGTAAGTGCATGGTCTCCACTTGGATCAAATGGGATGCATTTATGGGGTAACCATGCTGTAATGCAAAGCCCTGTCCTTAAAGACATTGCCTTTCATAAACAAAAGAGCATTGCACAG GTTGCATTGAGGTGGGTATATGAACAAGGAGTAAGTGTATTAGTGAAGAGTTTTAACAAGGATAGGATGAAAGAGAACCTTCAAATTTTGGATTGGGAACTAAGTAATGAAGAAATCGCTCGAATTCAAGAGATTCCTCAATGCAGAGGATTCAAAACTGAGGTTTTTGTTCATCCAGATGGACCATACAAATCCGCGGACCAATTCTGGGATGGCGAGCTTTAA